The Arachis hypogaea cultivar Tifrunner chromosome 19, arahy.Tifrunner.gnm2.J5K5, whole genome shotgun sequence genome has a window encoding:
- the LOC112777933 gene encoding putative F-box protein At5g55150, whose translation MASPSLSVPYAILPSIQQTHLIDDDDDPLTVDRSIFSLLEKKLYEWKNILKGHVGAWCVGSSHGWIILLDQNGVPLLLNSSSSTTINVPPLPLSFLHPVTYSYFAEYLRKTFIVKAIMMCSSSPSSYILAIIYGSNYKIAYCNSATWVELSDDKQSYCDIVFSNNYLYALTQDGSVEVWNICGQIPKRLILLTPTVEANYKEEKPYLGDNFSRNLYLVVSEKEILLVTRFIGNFVNDDGLVVEEGDLLSSEDTQPLICPYRTKYFTVYKLDIEDKKWKKMRSLHDKVLFLGANESV comes from the coding sequence ATggcttctccttctctctccgTTCCCTACGCTATTCTTCCAAGCATTCAACAAACACACctcattgatgatgatgatgatccttTAACTGTTGACCGAAGCATCTTCAGTTTATTAGAGAAAAAGCTTTATGAATGGAAAAACATATTGAAGGGTCATGTTGGAGCATGGTGTGTTGGTTCTTCTCATGGTTGGATTATACTTTTGGATCAGAATGGAGTTCCACTTCTTCtaaactcttcttcttccactaCCATTAACGTACCACCTCTTCCCCTTTCATTCTTGCACCCCGTCACATATTCTTACTTCGCTGAATACTTAAGGAAAACCTTCATAGTCAAAGCAATCATGATGTGTTCTTCCTCTCCTTCAAGCTACATTCTTGCCATCATATATGGTTCCAACTACAAGATTGCTTATTGCAATTCTGCAACTTGGGTTGAGCTCTCGGATGATAAGCAATCTTATTGTGACATTGTGTTCAGCAACAACTATCTTTATGCCTTGACCCAAGATGGTTCTGTTGAAGTTTGGAATATTTGTGGACAAATTCCTAAAAGATTGATTCTTTTAACACCAACTGTGGAGGCGAATTATAAAGAGGAGAAACCATATTTAGGAGATAACTTCTCAAGAAATTTGTACTTGGTGGTATCTGAAAAAGAAATCTTGCTGGTGACAAGGTTTATTGGGAATTTTGTGAATGATGACGGGTTGGTAGTAGAAGAAGGAGATCTTTTATCATCTGAGGATACACAACCATTAATTTGTCCTTATAGAACAAAGTATTTTACTGTTTATAAACTTGATATTGAAGACAAGAAGTGGAAAAAGATGAGATCTTTACATGATAAAGTTCTGTTCTTGGGTGCTAATGAGTCTGTATGA